In one window of Arachis ipaensis cultivar K30076 chromosome B06, Araip1.1, whole genome shotgun sequence DNA:
- the LOC107604800 gene encoding probable inactive leucine-rich repeat receptor-like protein kinase At3g03770, which yields MANRTHHPSVFLVVITILLSIYQSEQRQSQQSLILLRIQQILNFPVESSNWNNNYLDFCKGDSNSSSLTVVCYEGNITQLHIIGDRTSPLAKNFSMDSLVKTLTRLPSLKVLTLASLGLWGSLPDKIARLQSLEIVNVSSNFLYGALPREVSSLSNLQTLILDNNLFSGRLPNWLDSLSTLRVLSLKNNVFNGSLPNSLGSLENLRILSLSHNHFFGLVPDLSQLTNLQVLELDDNAFGQQFPRLGNKLVTLVLRNNSFRSGIPAGLSSYFQLEQFDISSNRFVGPFQPSLLSLPSITYLNISGNRLTGKLFENLSCNTQLDVVDLSSNLLTGSIPKCLISNSSNRTILYARNCLETRNQIQQPAPFCHTEALAVGILPDIKKKHKEKVSKVVISLGIVGGTLAGVALALLIFFLVRRGNSRRRMKNPPTRFISENAASGYTSKLLSEARYISQTKKFGTVGLPSYRSFSLEEIEAATNYFDTASLVSEDSYGKMYRGQLKNDLLVAIRCIKLKKRYSTQNFAHHIELISKLRHRHLVSALGHCFECSLEDSSVSKIFLVFEYIPNGTLRSWISDGDTMKSMSWIQRLGAVTGIAKGVQFLHTGIVPGVYSNNINAEDVLLDQNLVAKICSYNLPLLSNIGKIQHGSSSSGSKNSSMKKSVNHEDKSDIYDLGVILLELILGRAIKLSKDADAFKELLQATIVADEEARRSIIDPAIRKECLDQSLKTMMEICVRCLAKEPAERPSIEDVLWNLQFAAQVQDAWRGDSQSSEGGSPPALSPLQSRRVSFH from the exons ATGGCAAATAGAACTCATCATCCTTCAGTGTTTCTGGTTGTGATTACAATTTTACTTTCCATCTATCAATCCGAGCAACGGCAATCACAGCAATCTCTGATCCTCTTAAGAATTCAACAGATATTGAACTTTCCTGTTGAATCAAGCAATTGGAACAATAATTACTTAGATTTTTGCAAGGGAGattcaaattcttcttctctcacTGTTGTATGCTATGAAGGAAACATAACACAGCTTCATATAATTGGTGACAGAACTTCACCACTTGCCAAGAATTTCTCAATGGACTCCTTAGTCAAAACCTTGACAAGGCTTCCAAGTTTGAAGGTCCTCACACTGGCCTCTCTGGGTTTGTGGGGTTCCTTGCCTGACAAGATTGCGCGGCTGCAGTCGTTGGAAATCGTTAATGTTAGTTCCAATTTTCTTTATGGTGCCCTGCCTCGAGAGGTTTCATCGCTGTCGAATCTCCAAACACTCATTCTTGATAACAATTTGTTTTCCGGCCGGCTTCCAAATTGGCTTGACTCACTTTCAACCTTAAGAGTGTTAAGTTTGAAGAACAATGTATTCAATGGATCGCTTCCAAATTCTCTTGGTAGCTTGGAGAATTTGAGGATTCTTTCACTTTCGCATAACCACTTTTTCGGGCTAGTACCTGATTTGAGCCAATTGACAAATCTTCAGGTGTTGGAACTGGATGATAATGCTTTTGGACAGCAGTTTCCTCGGCTTGGTAACAAATTGGTTACTTTAGTCCTAAGGAACAATAGTTTCAGGTCTGGAATCCCTGCTGGATTAAGCTCATATTTTCAGCTTGAACAATTTGATATTTCATCAAACAGATTCGTGGGGCCATTCCAGCCATCATTGCTGTCTCTTCCTTCCATTACCTATCTGAACATTTCTGGAAACAGATTAACAGGGAAGCTTTTTGAGAATCTGTCTTGCAATACTCAACTTGATGTGGTGGATTTGTCTTCGAATCTTTTGACAGGTAGCATACCGAAATGCTTGATCTCGAATTCCAGTAATAGGACTATACTATATGCTAGAAATTGTTTAGAAACAAGGAATCAGATTCAGCAGCCGGCGCCATTTTGCCACACGGAAGCTTTAGCCGTTGGGATATTACCTGACATAAAAAAGAAGCACAAAGAAAAAGTTTCTAAGGTAGTTATCTCCCTTGGCATAGTAGGTGGAACTCTTGCAGGAGTAGCACTTGCTTTGTTGATTTTCTTTCTTGTTAGAAGAGGAAATTctagaagaagaatgaagaatcctcCAACAAGGTTTATATCAGAAAATGCAGCTTCTGGATACACCTCTAAGTTGCTCTCTGAAGCAA GATATATATCGCAAACAAAGAAGTTTGGCACGGTAGGCCTGCCAAGTTATCGAAGTTTTTCATTGGAAGAGATTGAGGCAGCTACAAACTACTTCGACACGGCTTCTTTAGTGAGTGAAGATTCTTATGGCAAG ATGTACAGAGGTCAGCTGAAGAACGATTTGCTCGTCGCCATAAGATgcataaaactgaaaaagaggTACAGCACGCAGAACTTCGCACACCACATAGAGTTGATATCGAAACTTAGGCACCGGCATCTAGTCAGTGCTCTTGGACACTGCTTTGAATGTTCTCTAGAAGATTCAAGTGTCAGCAAAATATTTCTTGTCTTTGAATACATACCGAATGGCACACTCAGAAGCTGGATATCTG ATGGTGACACAATGAAATCAATGAGTTGGATCCAGCGCTTAGGAGCCGTGACCGGAATAGCAAAGGGAGTTCAATTTTTGCATACAGGGATTGTCCCCGGTGTATATTCGAACAATATCAACGCTGAAGATGTTCTACTGGATCAGAATCTTGTTGCGAAAATCTGCAGTTATAACCTGCCTTTGTTATCTAACATAGGAAAG ATTCAGCATGGAAGTTCTTCTAGCGGATCGAAAAATTCTAGCATGAAAAAAAG TGTAAATCATGAAGATAAGTCTGATATATATGACCTTGGAGTTATTCTACTGGAACTTATTCTTGGAAGGGCAATAAAATTAAGCAAGGATGCAGATGCTTTTAAGGAACTG TTACAAGCAACCATAGTGGCTGACGAGGAAGCTCGAAGAAGCATCATCGATCCTGCAATTCGCAAGGAATGCCTGGATCAATCATTGAAGACAATGATGGAGATCTGCGTGCGGTGCCTCGCTAAAGAACCGGCAGAGAGGCCATCCATAGAAGATGTGTTGTGGAACTTGCAATTTGCAGCTCAGGTACAAGATGCATGGAGAGGAGACTCTCAAAGCAGTGAGGGAGGCTCACCACCTGCCTTATCACCTCTTCAATCTAGAAGAGTTTCCTTCCATTAG